One genomic segment of Anaerobiospirillum thomasii includes these proteins:
- a CDS encoding ATP-dependent helicase, which translates to MSVPKGLVESLNEEQLECVTAPLGNMLILAGAGTGKTRVLVSRIAYLLEVEMIQSRQIMALTFTNKAAGELKERVHKAIVNSDIKNLWVGTFHSICLKILRNYAHLAGISANFTVINREEQERLIKGIIKSSERYTDDEVFKPAHVSWQISSWKDDAMRPDRLQSALLTGKYGFLHSDEQTQDLIDIYRRYEQICKEQSIVDFSEIILKTVEIIEDNADVMMLLHRRFKEILVDEFQDTSALQYKLIRLLCAPSSHVTLVGDDDQSIYSWRGADINNIRRFVDNYPDVAVKKLSLNYRSSNQILEMANVLIANNEYRFESKVLSGFKGDGSKIGIYKCQDEWEEARTVVALISKYVSKDNMSLSDITVLYRNNSQSRILEQALMSNGIPFVVYGGLRFFEREEILNVIAYLKLALNAMDDNALTRIINVPSRKIGPVVVGKLRAIAKERGCSLYEACKVIVNCVKEDARLYKDLKTLAKKIEPFVDLIERLKVDLDSSLRTGVDNLLTSSGLIDYYRQKDEKDKKGAADNQKHKNLEEFAIYVEEFEKTQYSEHKEEYINLDGTPISPLLALISNISLVATGDLDEKGRESAGLNGGSVCLMTMHASKGLEFKTVFIIGFEKNIIPTRHAVAEDNIDEERRLAYVAITRAKDRLNISYATTRRAFVDGYVAQAPAGASLFLHEVVDTYKEKGTAKPYQMYRLDG; encoded by the coding sequence GTGAGTGTGCCAAAGGGGCTTGTAGAGAGCCTGAATGAAGAACAGCTTGAGTGTGTTACAGCACCTTTGGGCAATATGCTTATCTTAGCAGGAGCAGGTACAGGTAAAACCCGTGTGCTTGTAAGCCGTATAGCCTATCTGCTTGAGGTTGAGATGATACAGTCAAGGCAAATTATGGCTCTGACATTTACCAACAAGGCTGCAGGTGAGTTAAAAGAAAGGGTACACAAGGCTATAGTCAACAGCGATATTAAAAATCTGTGGGTTGGAACCTTTCACAGTATCTGCCTTAAAATATTGCGCAACTATGCCCATCTTGCAGGAATTTCAGCTAATTTTACTGTGATAAACCGTGAAGAGCAGGAGCGCCTTATAAAGGGAATAATAAAAAGCTCTGAGCGCTATACTGATGATGAGGTATTCAAACCAGCCCACGTGTCATGGCAGATAAGTTCCTGGAAGGATGACGCCATGCGCCCTGACAGACTGCAAAGTGCGTTGCTTACAGGCAAGTATGGCTTTTTGCACTCTGATGAGCAGACACAGGATCTTATTGATATATACAGAAGATATGAGCAGATCTGCAAAGAGCAGAGCATTGTCGATTTTTCTGAAATCATTTTAAAAACGGTTGAAATTATTGAAGATAATGCTGATGTCATGATGCTGCTGCATCGCCGCTTTAAAGAGATACTTGTAGATGAGTTTCAGGATACATCTGCCCTGCAGTACAAACTTATAAGACTGCTGTGTGCTCCAAGTTCACATGTAACTCTAGTTGGTGATGATGATCAGTCCATCTACAGCTGGAGAGGCGCCGATATAAATAATATAAGACGCTTTGTGGATAATTATCCGGATGTGGCAGTTAAAAAATTAAGTTTAAACTACAGATCATCAAATCAGATCCTTGAGATGGCCAATGTACTTATTGCCAATAATGAATACAGATTTGAAAGTAAGGTTTTATCTGGATTTAAAGGTGACGGCTCTAAAATTGGCATTTATAAGTGTCAGGATGAGTGGGAGGAGGCCAGAACTGTAGTTGCTCTTATCTCAAAATATGTAAGCAAGGATAATATGTCCTTATCTGACATTACTGTGCTTTACAGAAACAACAGTCAGTCGCGTATTTTAGAGCAGGCTCTGATGTCAAACGGTATTCCTTTTGTAGTCTATGGAGGCCTGCGCTTTTTTGAGCGTGAAGAGATTTTAAATGTCATAGCTTATTTAAAGCTTGCCTTAAATGCCATGGATGACAATGCATTAACCCGCATTATCAATGTGCCGTCACGCAAAATAGGTCCTGTTGTTGTGGGCAAATTAAGAGCCATTGCCAAAGAGCGCGGCTGTTCTTTGTATGAGGCCTGCAAAGTTATTGTAAACTGCGTAAAAGAAGATGCCAGACTATATAAGGATTTAAAGACACTTGCCAAAAAGATTGAGCCTTTTGTAGATCTTATAGAGCGCCTTAAGGTTGATCTTGACAGCTCACTGCGCACTGGCGTTGATAATCTTTTAACATCAAGCGGTCTTATTGACTACTACAGACAAAAGGATGAAAAGGATAAAAAGGGCGCCGCTGACAATCAAAAGCACAAGAACCTTGAGGAATTTGCTATCTATGTGGAGGAGTTTGAGAAAACTCAGTACAGTGAGCACAAAGAGGAGTATATCAATTTAGATGGTACTCCTATATCGCCTCTTTTGGCCTTAATCTCTAATATATCACTGGTGGCCACAGGCGATCTTGATGAAAAGGGGCGTGAAAGTGCAGGACTTAATGGTGGCTCGGTATGCCTTATGACCATGCATGCCTCCAAGGGGCTTGAATTTAAAACTGTCTTTATCATAGGTTTTGAGAAAAACATAATTCCTACAAGACATGCTGTGGCAGAGGACAATATAGATGAGGAGCGACGCCTGGCCTATGTTGCCATAACCAGAGCCAAAGACAGGCTTAATATAAGTTATGCCACAACAAGACGCGCCTTTGTTGATGGCTATGTGGCCCAGGCTCCTGCAGGGGCCAGTCTCTTTTTGCATGAGGTTGTTGACACATACAAAGAGAAAGGTACAGCCAAACCCTATCAGATGTACAGGCTTGACGGATAA
- a CDS encoding HAD-IA family hydrolase — MIFYKRLPRLKALSFDLDDTVYDNVPAIHKAEVDFCLYLQQKYDLPAFTASQSFWAESKAQVLKLDRSLEGDVTLCRAKALQHGFLKLGVPLSSFDEALELVNHFIFMRSSNIKVDIDVIELLRRLKERYVLVAISNGNVDTRILQLDEIFEFDLRPKHGQWRQKPYSDLFDEFLQRYKLKPSEVLHVGDDPVTDVLGSVQAGFNSACIYKGYAGKSHGFDYYRALPHVVLKDVFELRELL; from the coding sequence ATGATTTTCTATAAAAGACTTCCCAGGCTCAAGGCACTATCCTTTGATCTAGATGATACAGTCTATGACAATGTTCCTGCTATACACAAGGCAGAGGTGGATTTTTGTCTCTACCTTCAGCAAAAATATGATCTGCCTGCATTTACAGCATCACAGTCGTTCTGGGCTGAGAGCAAGGCTCAGGTTTTAAAGCTTGACAGATCTCTTGAGGGTGATGTGACATTGTGCAGGGCTAAAGCTCTGCAGCATGGTTTTTTAAAGCTTGGTGTACCTCTATCCTCATTTGATGAGGCCCTTGAACTTGTCAATCATTTTATCTTTATGCGCAGCTCAAATATCAAAGTGGATATAGATGTGATAGAGCTTCTGCGCAGGCTAAAGGAACGCTATGTGCTAGTTGCCATATCAAATGGCAATGTAGATACCAGAATTCTGCAGTTAGATGAGATTTTTGAGTTTGATTTAAGACCAAAGCATGGTCAGTGGCGGCAAAAGCCCTACAGCGATCTTTTTGATGAGTTTTTGCAAAGGTATAAGTTAAAGCCATCTGAGGTTTTGCATGTTGGCGATGATCCTGTAACCGATGTTTTAGGCTCGGTACAGGCCGGTTTTAACAGTGCCTGTATCTATAAGGGCTACGCTGGTAAATCGCATGGTTTTGACTATTACAGAGCTTTGCCTCACGTTGTGTTGAAAGATGTTTTTGAGCTTAGGGAGCTATTATAG
- the dapF gene encoding diaminopimelate epimerase → MMLKFTKMHGLGNDFMVVDGVRQKIYFSAELIKKLSDRHFGIGFDQLLLVEPPYSPEIDFHYRIFNADGSEVQMCGNGARCFARFVREQGLINKKDIKVSTISGVLHLKITDDNNVTVNMGRPSFEPETLPFIADKCSKSYTIDTIGAGAIEIGCVSMGNPHMVMQVDDVQKAPVETLGPELESHRLFPERVNVGFSEKLDDHKIALRVFERGCGETFACGSGACAAAVVGIAQGIVKSPVTVCLKGGDLKIDWDGKSGPVLMTGPATTVYEGVIEI, encoded by the coding sequence ATGATGCTTAAATTCACCAAGATGCACGGTCTTGGTAATGATTTTATGGTGGTGGACGGCGTCAGACAGAAAATTTATTTTAGTGCCGAGCTTATTAAAAAGCTCTCAGACAGACATTTTGGTATAGGCTTTGATCAGCTGCTTTTAGTAGAGCCTCCATACAGTCCAGAGATCGATTTTCACTACAGAATCTTTAATGCCGACGGCTCTGAGGTGCAGATGTGCGGCAACGGCGCCCGCTGTTTTGCGCGTTTTGTAAGAGAGCAGGGTCTTATCAATAAAAAGGATATCAAGGTAAGTACCATATCAGGCGTGCTGCATCTTAAAATCACTGATGACAACAATGTAACAGTCAATATGGGAAGGCCATCCTTTGAGCCTGAGACTTTACCTTTTATTGCAGATAAGTGCAGCAAATCATATACAATAGATACCATAGGGGCAGGTGCCATTGAAATTGGCTGTGTGTCCATGGGTAATCCACACATGGTCATGCAGGTTGATGATGTGCAGAAGGCACCTGTTGAGACCTTAGGTCCCGAGCTTGAGTCACACAGATTATTTCCAGAGCGCGTCAATGTGGGCTTTAGTGAAAAGCTCGATGATCACAAAATAGCTCTGCGTGTGTTTGAGCGTGGCTGCGGCGAGACCTTTGCCTGCGGCTCTGGAGCCTGTGCCGCTGCTGTGGTAGGTATTGCCCAGGGTATTGTCAAATCACCAGTTACAGTCTGCCTTAAAGGTGGCGATCTTAAGATTGACTGGGATGGCAAGAGTGGCCCTGTACTTATGACAGGTCCTGCAACCACAGTATATGAGGGTGTAATAGAGATCTGA
- a CDS encoding tyrosine recombinase XerC has translation MDFKEQADSFLSYIENEKRYSSHTVASYARVLGKVIKIASDNSFEAQGFDALSESEMRIILKELNFDERAERLNNNTIAHDVYVLSSLFKYLIRHQGLEHNPIDAIKAPKSKRSLPRVLSTTEIEALINACNSGTIQDIRDKAVIELLFSSGLRVSEAVGLDINSIDTVREEVKVRGKGNKERIVPLGSFALKAIDEYMSIRYLFEPKDNALFLNKFGSRISTRAIEQSLAKKAALCGMSGKVSPHKLRHSFATELLGHGADLRAVQEMLGHASLAATQIYTHVNFAKLKEVYSKAHPRSLKDGDET, from the coding sequence ATGGATTTTAAAGAGCAAGCTGATAGTTTTTTATCCTACATTGAAAATGAAAAGCGCTATAGCAGTCATACTGTAGCTTCATATGCACGCGTACTTGGCAAGGTTATTAAAATTGCCAGTGACAACAGCTTTGAGGCTCAGGGTTTTGATGCTTTGAGTGAAAGCGAAATGCGCATTATTCTCAAGGAACTCAATTTTGATGAACGTGCAGAAAGGCTTAATAACAATACCATTGCCCATGATGTATATGTACTATCCTCGCTTTTTAAATATTTAATCCGCCATCAGGGTCTTGAACACAATCCTATAGATGCCATAAAGGCACCTAAGTCTAAAAGATCACTGCCACGAGTTTTAAGTACCACAGAGATTGAGGCTTTAATTAATGCCTGCAACAGTGGCACCATACAGGATATAAGAGACAAGGCTGTAATAGAGCTTTTATTTTCATCAGGTCTGCGTGTATCTGAAGCTGTAGGTCTTGATATAAACTCAATTGACACTGTACGTGAGGAAGTTAAGGTTCGAGGCAAGGGCAATAAAGAGCGTATAGTTCCTCTTGGCTCATTTGCGCTAAAAGCTATAGATGAGTACATGAGTATAAGATATCTTTTTGAGCCCAAGGACAATGCTCTTTTTTTAAATAAGTTTGGCTCTAGAATAAGCACAAGAGCCATTGAGCAGAGCCTGGCCAAGAAGGCCGCTCTGTGCGGTATGAGCGGCAAGGTCAGTCCGCATAAGCTACGCCACTCATTTGCCACAGAACTTTTAGGTCATGGGGCCGACTTAAGAGCTGTGCAGGAAATGTTAGGACATGCATCGCTAGCTGCCACGCAGATTTATACACATGTCAATTTTGCCAAGCTCAAAGAGGTGTACTCCAAAGCACACCCACGGTCACTAAAGGATGGTGATGAAACATGA